The stretch of DNA tcagcaaactgtttgcaggcttttttgtgagccagcttcagaagaggcttccttctgggacaacGGCCATGCAAcaacttgttgcagtgtgcggcgtatggtctgagcactgacaagctgaccttccacttctgaaacctctaaagcaatgctggcagcactcatgcatctgttttttgaagccagcttctgcacctgacgcacagcacaaggactcaacttctttgatcgacccttgcgaggcctgttccgagtgaaaccgtcttggaaaacctctgtatgccactggccactgtactgtaactcagtttcagggtgttactgaacttcttatagcctaggccatctttgtggagagcaacaattctaattctcaaatcctcagagttctttgccatgaggtgccatgttgaacatccagtggtcagtatgagagaattgtactcaaagcaccaaattttaactgctctaaaacaaaatacacaaatttgtatagtcctgtcaagcagacaaaaacatgaacatgatgaataggacatgtggctttgcatggttaaacgcCATAACTGTTTTCacgtagggtgtactcacttttgttgccagcttttttgacaataatggctgtatgttgagttattttcagaggacagtaaatctgtactgctatacaagttgcacattgactactctaaaatatatccaagtttaatttctatagaattgtcccttgaaaagatatactaaaatgattgccgaaatgtgaggggtgtactcacttttgtgagatactgtatgccATActcataataaaacaaaaaagagcACCTACTTCCTATATCTTGCCTGTTCTgttgttcatttttgtaatgcctaaaacaatgtattttcttttccaCTCACAGGTTCTTGCTCGTGCAGTTGAAGGATTTTTGTGGAGAATTTCTCAAGAGGAAGCTCAGCCTTGGCAACTGTGTGGCCGTCCATAGCCTTGCGCACATGTACACTTTGGACCAGCTTGCCTTACGAGCTGCTGACATGATTCGTCGCAATTTCCATAAAGTCATCCAGGATGAGGAATTTTACACACTTCCATTCCATCTGGTCAGAGACTGGCTGTCAGATGCAGAGATTACAGTTGACTCTGAGGAGGTTTTGTTTGATGCAGTGGTCAAATGGGTTCAGAAGAACTCAGACGAACGGGTGAAGTATTTTGAGGAGCTTTTTCGTCTTCTCAGGCTGCCGCAGATAAAGCCAACGTATCTTACAAGAGTTGTGAAGAATGAGCCTTTGGTCGCACAGAATGCAGCTTGTCTACAGCTTGTGTCAGAGGCTGTGGAGGGTCATGCGATCCGCTTTGAGAACCTCAAATCAGCAGATACAGAGTTCTGGGCATCATACATGGCCACATTCCAACCAAGATTTGGACAGAACATGGATGTCATCATGGTGGTCGGCGGGGTCTCTGAAGGAGGTGACTACCTGAGTGAGTGCGTTGGGTACTTTGTATACGAAGACCGTTGGGTCAATTTGCCACACATCCATAACCATCTGGATGGTCATGCTATTGCGGCCACTGATACCCATGTATACGTGGCTGGGTCCATGGAACCAGGATTTGCCAAAACAGTGGAGCGCTACAATCCAAATCGCAACACCTGGGAACAAGTGAGCAACCTCACCACACGCAAACATTCCTTTGGCCTCACCTGCATCAAAAATATTCTGTATAGTATTGGCGGTCATGGCAATTTCAGCCCTGGCTTTAAGGATGTGAGCGTCTACGAACCTGACCAAGACAAGTGGCACAACCTAGAATCTGCTCCTAAGATTTTGAGAGATGTCAAGGCTATTAGTGTCGAAGATCGATACGTTTATGTCACGGCGCGAACGCCCATAGATACTGACAGCGATGATGGGTTGAAGACGGTGACTACTCGCTACGACACTGACAGTCGCCAGTGGCAAGAAGTCGATTCCTTACCGCTTATTGACAACTACTGCTTGTTCCAAATGGCTGTAGCATCGACTAACTTCTACCACACGGCTTCTTGCTGTCCCAAGAGTTACACCAGCGTACGTGATGATGTAGCTCGTCAGAAGATCAGCGCAAGGATATCTGATGATATTCTTGAGAGCCTTCCCCCAGAGGTTACTAGTATTGAGGGTGCTGCCATCTGCTATCTTGGTGATGATGTGTTTGTGATTGGTGGCTGGAAGAACAGTGACGATGTGGATAAGCAGTATCGCAAGGAGGCGTACCGTTATTGTGCTGAGCGCAAACGCTGGATGCTTCTGCCGCCCATGCCTCAGCCACGCTGTCGTGCCACAGCATGTCACGTTCGCATTCCCTACCGCTTTCTATACGGCTGTCAGCGTTACCCAATGCCACAAAATTTGGCACGCCAGAGGGACCGTATGCAGCAAATGCAACAGTTACATCGTCGCACGTTAACTCTACGTAGGCAGTTACAATCACAGATTGAATGCTGAGAGCCCTTGTTGCTCAATAGAAAAAACTGCTGCAAAAATCATGATGATATAGTGTCTTGAGCATTCCCATGATCCCATtcttattaaaatgtgtattatttgTTTACTTGTGACATTTCATCACTGGGAGAGTGAATGAAATGGCTGAAGCTAGTAAAGAGAGTATTTTCAATGTGACTTTGTATAATAGAatcatataaatatgtaaaaaaagatATGTTTGTAAATATCTGTACACATGAGACATTGTCTCATGGCCTTGCATGAATTTGCCTTATTCCCGGTGTCGGCAATTTGCTGCACATTGTTCATTTATCTTGAGTCATAACGTTCCATGTGGTGATGGTTGTCCGGCTACATTTGTGGGTTTTTAGGTTGTTTTGCAGGGAGTGACACCATTTTTCCTAGCTGTAATGAATCAACTGTTCAAAACTGCTCACACATTTTGAACAAACCATTAATAACTATAAAAAGAACCACTGCATCTTTATTCCCTTCACTTGTAAATTACTTGTTTCTGGTcttaattgtgattattttatttgtctttcaCATGTTTGGCAATGCAATTCTTTcacagtttttgtttatatgtgCAAAAATGCATTCTTCAAAACTACAAGCACTTGATTTTAGCATTAGCCCTCGTCTTAATCTTTATTCTTATAGTTTAATTGattatatttgttctttttcaaCTTGAAAGCACAGGGAATAAAGACATCAGTTATTGAGGCATGAAGGCtacacctaaaaaaaaaagcaaaatcatAGATGTTCAGAATATAGTCAAGGATTCATTACCTCAGTGTCAAGGGCAGGATTttgttacttaaaaataatttgccATTGGTGTTGCGGTCTATGCCAGTTTGAGATCTGTCAGCTTccttcatttaaatattttcattcgtATGTTTTTAGCAACCTCATCAGCTTGTGCTTTGTCATGCAATGCCTGTCAAGGATTACGTTAACATTTCCCGTCAGTCAACTGTAGTCAATTCCAATTTTAATAAGGCACTTACTGATGGTAAGGCTGCATCCTTGTCTTTGTTACATACGTAACGCTatttataatcttttttttattattggaaattctttttttttctatctttcATCTACATTCCCTCTTTGTATCTCTTCAAAGTCTTTTTTCCTGTCTTTTACAATGATTTTATTACAGAAAATCTCTGTGCATTTCACTTAGGTGAAAATTTGTCAAGCAATCATTGGCACCATCAAGACCAGAAAACATTTCGCAATGTTCACCTGAAGAACATTTTGCCGTTACTACAGTCCATACCAAAGTCTTAAAGTATGTCATCTTAGATTAACTAATGTTACGCTTCGATGCTAAAATCTACTAAATGCAAGATAGAAATGGCTTTGACAATGTATTTGTAGCTCTCGTCTTGACTTGTGCAGAGTTCCATAGTCATTTCATACGGGGAAAAACCTTACAGACATACAGTGAACATACATTATTTTAAGcctttttcaaacattttcctGCATATTGGAGACTCTGTAGAATCTTAGATATTGTATTTACTCAATGGGAAATGTAAGTTTTGTGTCTCTCATGTTGAGATGTGGTTTAATAGTGTTTAAGCTCTATATCAGTTTCTTTCCTTCTTGCAGAGAGGAAAtgagtgtgtatgtatgtgtgtgtcgaTGGCGAAAGTGTCTGACAATAAGAGTAGCAAGGCTGGGATGTTACCTTGTCCCGCTCTCGTTGTTGTAAAGTCTTTTAAGGGCGAATATAATTCTTTGCATGTGTTATAAAGTATGCACATGTTGTGGATCTCAGTGATttgcaataaatatttattaaaaatctgATATTGTCCAAGAGTTGTTCTTCTGCCTAGTTGATACCATTCCTGGAGTGCCATTACTATTTATACTTACTAAAAACTGATGCAGTATAACAATGTACTACAGTGTTGATTTTAGATTAATCAAGGCATTTTCACATAGAATATGATTATTTCACAACTGTGTGCAAATTGACATGAGATCTGTTGCAGAAGTGTCTATAGGAAATAATATGGTCAAATTGAGCAAACCTTTTGCCATTTTAATTGTACAGAGTTCTGGTGACTGGTGGACACACATATGCACAAAGTCCAATAGAAACCAATGCAAAGATAAGACAGAAATAGTAGCATAAATTAAGCACGGCTACATCCATCAAGTGATCATGATAATATACTAATATGCATATTATCAAATGATAATATGCTAATTTCATCTGCATTCACCCTGAAAATACAGCCATAAAAATCACCTATCACAGAAGAGCATTATAAAAGGatgaatgaaca from Onychostoma macrolepis isolate SWU-2019 chromosome 12, ASM1243209v1, whole genome shotgun sequence encodes:
- the klhl11 gene encoding kelch-like protein 11 translates to MLECVCLSVLHHLNILRTLRTDRADTEMAAAAPNPEDASRNSGGPSTASALAGDGESEEAEDFASATHCSELSRRQNEQRKLGLFCDVTLAFSSAPGAANSFEFSAHRSVLAAATDYFTPLLGGQFSESVTRRVEMKEWSSEAGLDQETVESVIQFMYTGEIRVSTANVHEVLELADRFLLVQLKDFCGEFLKRKLSLGNCVAVHSLAHMYTLDQLALRAADMIRRNFHKVIQDEEFYTLPFHLVRDWLSDAEITVDSEEVLFDAVVKWVQKNSDERVKYFEELFRLLRLPQIKPTYLTRVVKNEPLVAQNAACLQLVSEAVEGHAIRFENLKSADTEFWASYMATFQPRFGQNMDVIMVVGGVSEGGDYLSECVGYFVYEDRWVNLPHIHNHLDGHAIAATDTHVYVAGSMEPGFAKTVERYNPNRNTWEQVSNLTTRKHSFGLTCIKNILYSIGGHGNFSPGFKDVSVYEPDQDKWHNLESAPKILRDVKAISVEDRYVYVTARTPIDTDSDDGLKTVTTRYDTDSRQWQEVDSLPLIDNYCLFQMAVASTNFYHTASCCPKSYTSVRDDVARQKISARISDDILESLPPEVTSIEGAAICYLGDDVFVIGGWKNSDDVDKQYRKEAYRYCAERKRWMLLPPMPQPRCRATACHVRIPYRFLYGCQRYPMPQNLARQRDRMQQMQQLHRRTLTLRRQLQSQIEC